The Carassius gibelio isolate Cgi1373 ecotype wild population from Czech Republic chromosome B12, carGib1.2-hapl.c, whole genome shotgun sequence genome has a segment encoding these proteins:
- the LOC127969383 gene encoding parvalbumin, thymic CPV3-like, translated as MSLTSILSAEAIENAVKDCQAPDSFSYKKFFQLCGLSQKSPQEVKDVFRIIDEDNSGFIEEAELKFFLQRFFPGARTLTEKEIKSLLTAADDDSDGRIGVDEFQTMVFS; from the exons ATGTCTCTTACTTCCATCCTCTCGGCTGAGGCCATTGAAAATGCTGTCAAAGACTGCCAAG CTCCAGACTCCTTTTCTTATAAAAAATTCTTCCAACTTTGTGGCCTGAGCCAGAAAAGTCCGCAGGAGGTGAAGGATGTCTTCCGTATCATAGATGAGGATAACAGCGGATTTATTGAGGAGGCTGAGCTCAA GTTCTTTCTCCAGCGATTTTTCCCGGGGGCACGAACCCTGACAGAAAAGGAGATTAAGAGCCTCCTAACAGCTGCAGATGATGATAGCGATGGCCGGATTGgagtagatg AGTTTCAAACTATGGTGTTTTCCTGA
- the LOC127969378 gene encoding vacuolar fusion protein CCZ1 homolog, whose product MLMISPRMASGMQEKQYTPSLLSFFIYNPKFGPREGEEEKKILFYHPIEIEKNEKIRNVGLCEAIVQFTRTFCPTKPAKSLHTQKNRQFFHEPEENYWMVMVVRNPMVEKPNKDGKPPTVEYQEEEIIDSVYGSVLQQCYCMYKLFNGTFSRAFEAGGVELLTQKLEKFFYRYLQTLHLQSCDLLDVFGGISFFPLDKMTYLKIQSFVNRVEESLSLVKYTAFLYNDQLIWSGLEQDDMRTLYKYLTTSLFPRHTEPELAGKDSPLRPEVAGNLLHYGRFLTGPANLKDPDTKFRFPRIFVNTEDRYEELHLIVYKAMSAAVCFMVNAAVDLNREFCEQLDSLVGPQLTLLASDICEQFNINRRISGPEKEPQFKFIYFNQMNLAEKSTIHMRKTSSVSLTSVHPDLMKILGDINCDFARVDEDEEIIVKAMTDYWVVGKKSDQRELYVILNQKNANLIEVNEEVKRLCATQFNNIFFLD is encoded by the exons ATGCTGATGATCAG CCCAAGAATGGCTTCTGGAATGCAAGAGAAACAGTACACCCCATCTTTGCTCAGTTTTTTCATCTATAACCCAAAGTTTGGACCACGTGAGGGCGAG GAGGAAAAGAAAATCTTGTTTTACCATCCCATTGAAATAGAGAAGAATGAAAAGATTCGCAATGTTGGACTCTGTGAGGCCATTGTTCAGTTCACCAG AACCTTCTGTCCAACAAAACCAGCCAAATCCCTCCACACTCAGAAGAACCGACAGTTTTTCCATGAGCCGGAGGAGAACTACTGGATGGTGATG GTTGTACGAAATCCAATGGTTGAAAAACCCAACAAAGATGGTAAACCACCCACTGTAGAATACCAGGAGGAAGAGATTATT GATTCAGTTTATGGGTCTGTTTTACAACAGTGCTACTGCATGTATAAG CTCTTCAACGGCACATTCAGCAGGGCATTTGAGGCTGGTGGAGTGGAACTGCTTACCCAAAAGCTTGAAAAGTTCTTTTACAGg TACCTACAGACACTTCATCTCCAGTCATGTGACCTGCTGGATGTCTTCGGGGGAATCAGCTTTTTCCCTCTTGACAAGATGACCTACCTGAAGATCCAGTCGTTTGTCAACCGAGTGGAAGAGAGCCTGAGTCTTGTCAAATACACGGCCTTTCTCTACAACGACCAGCTGATCTG GAGTGGTCTAGAGCAGGATGACATGCGCACGCTGTACAAATACCTGACAACCTCACTGTTCCCGCGGCACACTGAACCTGAG CTTGCAGGAAAAGACTCTCCGCTCAGGCCAGAGGTGGCTGGGAATCTGTTGCACTATGGGAG ATTTTTAACAGGACCAGCAAATCTTAAAGATCCAGATACCAAATTCAGATTTCCCAGGATATTTGTGAACACAGAGGACCGTTACGAGGAGCTACATTTGATTGTTTACAAG GCAATGAGCGCAGCTGTATGCTTCATGGTAAATG CGGCAGTGGATTTGAATCGTGAGTTTTGTGAACAACTAGACAGCCTGGTTGGTCCCCAACTCACCCTGTTGGCCTCTGACATTTGTGAGCAGTTCAACATCAACCGAAGGATATCAGG GCCAGAGAAGGAGCCTCAGTTTAAGTTCATCTATTTCAACCAGATGAACTTGGCTGAGAAAAGCACCATCCACATGCGCAAGACGTCCAGCGTGTCCCTCACCTCGGTCCATCCAGACCTCATGAAAATCCTTGGAGACATCAACTGCGATTTTGCACG GGTTGATGAGGACGAGGAAATCATTGTTAAAGCGATGACCGATTACTGGGTTGTTGGAAAGAAGTCTGATCAGAGGGAGCTATACGTCATTTTGAACCAGAAGAATGCCAATCTCATTGAAGTGAATG AGGAAGTGAAAAGGCTGTGTGCGACacaattcaataatatttttttcttggacTGA